The following proteins come from a genomic window of Phycisphaerales bacterium AB-hyl4:
- a CDS encoding DUF3450 family protein — translation MTRRQYWHGRRGGAAGLGRCAAVVLGLSLAWQPMAVAMADDADAVARRIAERVAELESLRAEARAERSQRAGERDALAEQVDRLQHDLRTAEAEVGELNDELEQLREQRVGVDDERAALADALDTLTGTVSASASALEAAIANGVPSGREPRRAAVQRVSEALGDVDASATQRIDALATFVDFASEELQRVDQRELRNERVAVGDRQMHAFIYRLGLVTEGFVSEDGSAVGVFDPGAGDWRLDVSGEAERLQAVIDTMRERQPPAILAVPIIADLETEQAGDS, via the coding sequence GTGACACGACGTCAATACTGGCATGGAAGGCGGGGCGGTGCGGCCGGGCTGGGGCGGTGTGCTGCTGTGGTGCTCGGGTTGAGCCTGGCGTGGCAGCCGATGGCGGTTGCGATGGCGGACGATGCGGACGCGGTGGCGCGACGGATTGCCGAGCGGGTCGCCGAGCTTGAGTCGCTGCGAGCCGAGGCGCGGGCGGAGCGGTCGCAGCGGGCGGGCGAACGCGACGCGCTGGCGGAGCAGGTCGACCGGTTGCAACATGATCTGCGGACGGCCGAGGCGGAAGTGGGCGAGCTGAATGATGAGCTTGAGCAGTTGCGCGAGCAGCGGGTCGGAGTGGATGACGAACGCGCGGCGCTGGCGGATGCGCTGGATACGCTTACCGGGACGGTGAGCGCGTCGGCGTCGGCGTTGGAGGCGGCGATCGCGAACGGCGTGCCGAGCGGTCGTGAGCCGAGGCGGGCAGCGGTGCAGCGGGTCAGTGAAGCGCTGGGTGATGTGGATGCGAGCGCGACGCAGCGGATCGACGCGCTGGCGACGTTTGTCGACTTCGCAAGCGAAGAGCTGCAACGGGTGGACCAGCGCGAGCTGCGCAACGAGCGGGTCGCGGTGGGGGATCGGCAAATGCATGCGTTTATCTATCGGCTGGGCCTGGTGACGGAAGGGTTCGTCAGCGAGGACGGCTCGGCGGTGGGCGTGTTCGACCCAGGCGCGGGCGACTGGCGGCTCGATGTGTCTGGCGAGGCGGAGCGGTTGCAGGCGGTGATCGACACGATGCGCGAACGGCAGCCGCCTGCGATCCTCGCGGTGCCGATCATCGCGGACCTTGAAACGGAACAGGCAGGTGACTCTTGA
- a CDS encoding MotA/TolQ/ExbB proton channel family protein, which translates to MIGLRGDVRGGAWRSAVLICAAAGWLLCGAATAIAADADTLRNRLAAIEAEIESLEQQRDEAAQTWERDQSALQSQRRELAARLLDASFDRVQLEQSRGRVERELRQGRDEVATLADGLEGLMRRLTGVAERIDLHLAESPDRETFEATSADDIRLLNEGDWRERAERASRWVTRFEQLHRRAGQVRVTRTEVHTADGSREAVELLSVGRVAYAYRTVDGGRLGMAVASPAEATGYRWVESIHRNRKRQLAAVFDDAAAGGSAGAAVAGAVHRLPMDVTGQVRAETALQETGLQATVLAGGLVMIPLGLVALLAVLLIVERWFTLHRAGRGGDGLAAAVFEAYERGDADAAVRRCQASDGVVARVLLACLSRREQGQHAMEDGIQAQLLHEAPRLERFLAGIAVLGAVSPLLGLLGTVTGIIQTFEVITTFGNVQPGAMAGGISEALITTAAGLVIAIPILLLHSALSGKSDRIISDAEKHAATMLNLSQARSGEVAGAVAVEAASKVKVEPKSKPKAAQEQGSEA; encoded by the coding sequence TTGATCGGCTTGCGTGGCGATGTGCGTGGCGGAGCGTGGCGGTCGGCGGTGCTGATATGCGCGGCGGCGGGGTGGCTGCTGTGCGGTGCGGCGACGGCGATCGCGGCGGATGCGGACACGTTGCGGAACAGGCTTGCGGCGATTGAAGCGGAGATCGAATCGCTTGAGCAGCAGCGCGATGAGGCAGCGCAGACGTGGGAGCGCGACCAGTCGGCGTTGCAGTCGCAGCGGCGAGAGCTGGCGGCGCGGTTGCTCGATGCGAGCTTCGACCGCGTGCAGCTTGAGCAGTCGCGCGGCAGGGTCGAGCGCGAGCTGCGGCAGGGTCGCGACGAGGTGGCGACGCTGGCGGACGGGCTTGAGGGCCTGATGCGTCGGCTGACCGGGGTGGCGGAGCGGATTGATCTGCATTTGGCCGAGTCGCCGGACCGCGAGACGTTCGAGGCGACGTCGGCGGATGATATTCGATTGCTGAACGAAGGCGACTGGCGCGAGCGGGCAGAGCGCGCGTCGCGATGGGTGACGCGGTTCGAGCAGTTGCATCGGCGAGCGGGGCAGGTGCGGGTGACGCGAACCGAAGTGCACACCGCGGACGGCTCGCGCGAGGCGGTTGAACTGCTGAGCGTGGGGCGGGTGGCGTATGCGTATCGCACGGTGGATGGCGGTCGGCTGGGCATGGCGGTGGCGAGCCCGGCTGAGGCGACGGGCTACCGGTGGGTCGAGTCGATCCATCGGAACCGCAAACGGCAGCTCGCGGCGGTGTTTGATGATGCGGCGGCGGGCGGCTCAGCGGGCGCAGCGGTGGCCGGCGCGGTGCATCGGCTGCCGATGGATGTGACCGGGCAGGTGCGGGCCGAGACGGCGTTACAGGAGACGGGGCTGCAGGCGACGGTGCTCGCGGGCGGGCTGGTGATGATCCCGCTGGGGCTGGTGGCGTTGCTGGCGGTGTTGTTGATCGTCGAGCGATGGTTCACCTTGCATCGCGCGGGCCGAGGCGGCGACGGGCTGGCGGCGGCGGTGTTCGAGGCGTACGAGCGCGGCGATGCTGACGCGGCGGTGCGGCGATGCCAAGCGAGCGACGGCGTGGTGGCGCGGGTGCTGCTTGCGTGTCTGAGTCGGCGCGAGCAGGGGCAGCATGCGATGGAGGATGGCATACAGGCGCAGTTGCTGCACGAAGCGCCGCGGCTGGAGCGGTTTCTCGCGGGCATTGCGGTGCTGGGTGCGGTGTCGCCGTTGCTGGGATTGCTGGGCACGGTGACGGGGATCATTCAGACGTTCGAGGTGATTACGACGTTTGGCAATGTGCAGCCGGGCGCGATGGCGGGCGGGATTTCGGAAGCGTTGATCACGACGGCGGCGGGGCTGGTGATTGCGATTCCGATTCTGCTGTTGCACAGCGCGCTCAGTGGCAAGTCGGACCGGATCATCAGTGATGCGGAGAAACATGCCGCGACGATGTTGAACCTTTCGCAGGCGCGCAGCGGCGAAGTCGCGGGTGCGGTGGCGGTTGAGGCGGCGTCGAAGGTGAAGGTGGAACCGAAGTCGAAGCCGAAGGCGGCGCAGGAACAGGGCAGCGAAGCGTGA
- a CDS encoding TonB-dependent receptor family protein produces MDCRQMLAWCGSRGGGAGLAAGVVLAWAGVVMAEEEAGVDGPAEPTLTVEATPGEAEADAPPTVNGEANGQADGEAVVETGSAFRLPGLTVIGTREAEFALPGAGSFLDVDDIRTQNYDDINRVLRKVPGVYVREEDGFGLMPNISLRGADMGRTSKVTLMEDGVLAAPAPYSAPAAYYSPTVGRMEGVEVLKGSSQVRYGPHTTGGVVNYLSTSIPSERRGYTRTSYGTDNDIRVFTHYGDTFDTDMGRFGLLLEGYFRSNDGFQRIDATPDFRDRGRTGFTKIEPMLKLSWEPDGDIYQQFEFKAGYTDLDADISYLGLTRADFRSDPHRRYAASRFDRIQTEQWRTHVRHYIEPSESFNLTSTVYYNEFDRNWSKLHDLQGAYTYDDGTVVNNPSLAAALAGGGTALDALRGNGAGTLRYRDNKRSYYSWGAESIGEFLFETGGLDHRLAVGVRYHEDRVRRFQHDTVYTQNADGVFVGRAAGAPGSQDNRRADTQAIAVFVQDEMSFGDWTVTPGIRYEHLRQSFENFNTGDSGSGNLDLVAGGVGVTYDFTDEWMAFGGAYVGFSPPEPQSRITQGVKEETSLGTELGLRYQHDSGAFRAQSTYFFTQFDDLLVRDYVGAGGGAGDESVGRIRTHGIELSLEYDAGIANGWGFRNPYYVAATWTRARLASDTGSANPESIFSGGQRGNRVPYVPEWAITLGTGIEFEKFGFFINGIYVDETYTTASNTRQQVNVDGEPDARFGTTDSHFLLDLSAHYWVTENAKLFAGVQNALDREYVASRHPHGARSGAAMFAYMGVEVNW; encoded by the coding sequence ATGGATTGTCGTCAGATGTTGGCATGGTGTGGCAGTCGCGGCGGGGGGGCCGGGCTGGCGGCCGGGGTGGTGCTGGCGTGGGCCGGCGTGGTGATGGCGGAGGAAGAGGCGGGCGTGGATGGGCCGGCCGAGCCGACGTTGACGGTGGAGGCGACGCCGGGTGAGGCGGAGGCAGATGCCCCGCCGACGGTGAATGGTGAGGCGAATGGTCAGGCGGACGGCGAGGCGGTGGTCGAGACGGGCTCGGCGTTTCGCTTGCCGGGGCTGACGGTGATCGGCACGCGTGAGGCGGAGTTCGCGCTGCCGGGCGCGGGGTCGTTTCTCGATGTGGATGACATCCGCACGCAGAACTACGACGACATCAACCGCGTGCTCCGCAAGGTGCCCGGCGTGTACGTGCGTGAAGAGGACGGCTTCGGGTTGATGCCCAACATCAGCCTCCGCGGCGCGGACATGGGGCGAACGAGCAAGGTGACGCTGATGGAAGACGGCGTGCTGGCGGCGCCTGCGCCGTATTCAGCACCGGCGGCGTATTACAGCCCGACCGTCGGTCGAATGGAGGGCGTCGAGGTGCTCAAGGGGTCGAGCCAGGTGCGCTACGGCCCGCACACGACCGGCGGTGTGGTCAACTACCTTTCGACCAGCATCCCCAGCGAACGGCGCGGCTACACCCGCACGAGCTATGGCACGGACAACGACATCCGCGTGTTTACGCACTACGGCGACACGTTCGATACGGACATGGGCCGATTCGGCTTGCTGCTGGAGGGTTACTTCCGTTCGAACGATGGCTTTCAGCGTATTGATGCGACGCCTGACTTCCGCGACCGCGGGCGGACCGGGTTTACGAAGATCGAGCCGATGCTGAAGCTGTCGTGGGAGCCGGATGGGGATATTTATCAGCAGTTCGAGTTCAAGGCGGGCTATACCGACCTTGATGCGGACATCAGTTATCTCGGTTTGACGCGGGCGGATTTTCGCAGCGACCCGCATCGGCGTTATGCCGCGTCGCGGTTTGACCGGATTCAGACCGAGCAGTGGCGAACGCATGTGAGGCATTACATTGAGCCGAGCGAGAGCTTCAACCTGACGAGTACGGTTTATTACAACGAGTTTGACCGCAACTGGTCGAAGCTGCACGACCTGCAGGGCGCGTATACGTACGACGACGGTACGGTAGTGAACAACCCGAGCCTGGCGGCGGCGCTGGCGGGTGGGGGGACGGCCCTCGATGCCCTGCGTGGCAATGGGGCGGGCACGTTGCGGTATCGGGACAACAAGCGCAGCTATTACTCGTGGGGCGCGGAGTCGATCGGCGAGTTTCTGTTTGAGACCGGCGGACTGGATCATCGGCTGGCGGTGGGCGTGCGGTATCACGAAGACCGCGTGCGGCGGTTCCAGCATGACACGGTCTACACGCAGAACGCGGACGGCGTGTTTGTCGGCCGAGCGGCGGGCGCGCCGGGGAGCCAGGACAACCGCCGGGCGGACACGCAGGCGATCGCGGTGTTTGTGCAGGATGAGATGAGCTTCGGCGACTGGACGGTGACGCCGGGCATTCGGTACGAGCACTTGCGGCAGTCGTTTGAGAACTTCAACACCGGCGATAGCGGGTCGGGCAACCTCGACCTGGTCGCCGGCGGGGTTGGGGTGACGTACGACTTTACCGATGAGTGGATGGCGTTCGGCGGAGCGTATGTGGGCTTTTCGCCGCCCGAGCCGCAGTCGCGAATCACGCAGGGCGTCAAGGAAGAGACGAGCCTGGGGACGGAACTGGGCTTGCGATATCAGCACGACAGCGGCGCGTTTCGCGCTCAGAGCACGTACTTCTTTACGCAGTTCGATGATCTGCTGGTGCGGGACTATGTCGGGGCCGGCGGCGGCGCGGGCGATGAGTCGGTCGGGCGCATCCGCACGCATGGCATTGAGTTGTCACTGGAGTATGACGCGGGCATCGCCAACGGCTGGGGCTTCCGCAACCCGTACTACGTGGCGGCGACGTGGACGCGAGCCCGGCTGGCGAGCGATACGGGGTCGGCGAATCCGGAGTCGATCTTCAGCGGCGGGCAGCGCGGCAATCGCGTGCCTTACGTGCCGGAGTGGGCGATCACGCTGGGCACGGGGATCGAGTTCGAGAAGTTCGGCTTCTTCATCAATGGCATCTATGTGGACGAAACGTACACCACGGCGAGCAACACGCGACAGCAGGTGAATGTCGACGGCGAGCCGGACGCACGGTTCGGCACGACGGATTCGCATTTCCTGCTGGACCTGTCGGCTCACTACTGGGTGACGGAGAACGCGAAGCTGTTCGCAGGCGTGCAGAACGCGCTGGACCGCGAGTATGTGGCGTCGCGTCATCCGCATGGCGCTCGGTCTGGCGCGGCGATGTTCGCCTACATGGGTGTCGAGGTGAACTGGTGA
- a CDS encoding thymidylate synthase, with protein MRQYLDLMQHILDHGVKKDDRTGTGTLSVFGYQMRFNLDPAAEGGGFPMVTTKKLHLRSIIHELLWFLQGETNIAYLKQNKVSIWDEWADDSGELGPVYGYQWRHWPRPDGTQVDQITEVVEAIKSNPDSRRLIVSAWNVGQVDQMALPPCHLMFQFYVAEGKLSCQMYQRSADVFLGVPFNIASYALLTLMMAQVTGLKPGEFVHTFGDAHLYLNHLDQAREQLSRDPRPLPTMKLNANVKSIFDFTFDDFTLENYDPHPHIKAPVAV; from the coding sequence ATGCGGCAGTACCTCGACCTGATGCAGCACATCCTCGACCACGGCGTCAAGAAAGACGACCGCACGGGCACGGGCACGCTCAGCGTGTTCGGCTATCAGATGCGGTTCAACCTCGACCCGGCGGCGGAAGGCGGCGGCTTCCCGATGGTGACGACAAAGAAGCTGCACCTGCGGTCGATCATTCATGAGCTGCTCTGGTTTCTTCAGGGCGAGACGAACATCGCTTACCTCAAGCAGAACAAGGTGAGCATCTGGGACGAGTGGGCCGACGACTCTGGCGAACTCGGGCCGGTGTATGGGTATCAGTGGCGACACTGGCCGCGGCCGGACGGCACGCAGGTTGATCAGATCACCGAGGTGGTCGAAGCGATCAAGAGCAACCCTGACTCGCGTCGGCTGATCGTCAGCGCGTGGAACGTGGGGCAGGTGGATCAGATGGCGCTGCCGCCTTGCCATCTGATGTTTCAGTTTTACGTCGCGGAGGGGAAGCTGAGTTGTCAGATGTATCAGCGCAGTGCCGACGTGTTCCTCGGCGTGCCGTTTAACATTGCCAGCTATGCGCTGTTGACGTTGATGATGGCGCAGGTGACGGGGCTGAAGCCGGGCGAGTTTGTGCACACGTTCGGCGATGCGCACCTTTACCTTAATCATCTCGACCAGGCCCGCGAGCAGTTGTCGCGCGACCCCCGGCCGCTGCCGACGATGAAGCTCAACGCGAATGTGAAGTCGATCTTTGATTTCACGTTCGACGACTTCACGCTGGAAAACTACGACCCGCATCCGCATATCAAGGCGCCGGTGGCGGTGTGA
- a CDS encoding ExbD/TolR family protein, protein MTRQKRRSRALPAINIAPLIDMVFILLIFFLVTTTFVRDRGVEITRPEASVTRVVEPMAMRVSVTASGAIYADGREVDVNQLRDRVAVFGRQSDRPSVVIVPDEQTPSGRLVEVLDTVRAAGVDDVAVATRERRGR, encoded by the coding sequence ATGACGAGACAGAAGCGGCGGTCGCGGGCGTTGCCTGCGATCAATATTGCGCCGTTGATTGACATGGTTTTCATTTTGTTGATTTTCTTTCTGGTGACGACGACGTTCGTGCGTGATCGGGGGGTGGAGATCACTCGGCCGGAGGCGAGTGTGACGCGGGTGGTGGAGCCGATGGCGATGCGGGTGAGCGTGACGGCGAGCGGGGCGATTTATGCAGACGGTCGCGAGGTGGATGTGAATCAGTTGCGTGATCGGGTGGCGGTGTTTGGTCGTCAGAGCGATCGGCCGAGCGTTGTGATCGTGCCGGACGAGCAGACGCCTTCGGGTCGGTTGGTGGAGGTGCTGGACACGGTGCGAGCGGCGGGGGTGGACGATGTGGCGGTGGCGACGCGGGAGCGACGCGGACGATGA
- a CDS encoding TonB family protein, with the protein MSDSRWTSRTVRRVLFAGGATVVVNALLLLSLELINRPTPAVVEEGALSRVRLAALPEPVVEAEEPEDEPEPMEDEVFEEPTVDVDLPQPTVEPLDLPTPSLDVTVRVPPSVVRDVPTSVDATEVVPRPSEPAAARRGPMREGEVDVGPRPIRNPQPPYPPAAQRRGVEGYVVAQLLVDTSGQVREVRVTDRRGPPSFERAVMETLQGEWSFEPGEHEGRAVATWTSVRIDFRIQ; encoded by the coding sequence ATGAGCGACAGTCGGTGGACATCGCGGACCGTTCGGCGGGTGTTGTTCGCGGGTGGTGCGACGGTGGTGGTTAATGCGCTGTTGTTGTTGAGCCTGGAGTTGATCAATCGGCCGACGCCTGCGGTGGTGGAGGAAGGGGCGTTGTCGCGTGTGCGGTTGGCGGCGTTGCCTGAGCCGGTGGTGGAGGCGGAAGAGCCGGAGGATGAGCCGGAGCCGATGGAGGATGAGGTGTTTGAGGAGCCGACGGTTGATGTGGACTTGCCGCAGCCGACGGTTGAGCCGTTGGACTTGCCGACGCCGTCGCTGGATGTGACGGTGCGTGTGCCGCCGAGCGTTGTGCGGGATGTGCCGACGTCGGTGGATGCGACGGAGGTTGTGCCGCGGCCGAGCGAGCCTGCGGCGGCGCGGCGGGGGCCGATGCGTGAGGGGGAGGTGGATGTCGGGCCGAGGCCGATCCGCAATCCGCAGCCGCCTTACCCGCCGGCGGCGCAGCGGCGTGGGGTGGAGGGGTATGTGGTGGCCCAACTGCTTGTTGATACGAGCGGGCAGGTGCGTGAGGTGCGGGTGACGGATCGACGGGGGCCGCCTTCGTTTGAGCGGGCGGTGATGGAGACGTTGCAGGGCGAGTGGTCGTTTGAGCCTGGCGAGCATGAGGGGCGGGCGGTGGCGACGTGGACGAGTGTGCGGATTGATTTCAGGATCCAATGA
- a CDS encoding tetratricopeptide repeat protein, producing the protein MSSNWSVVVVAVGVMWVACAGSAAADESVEARLHEARQLYADGAYADAAAALSAIVEERPDVAAAHLFKGHALYALERFDEARGAYARAIEAGRLDAAMLGRLAQIEQRADRRGSALSALRLLLLVTPGEHDLHLAVAEASAAAGLPGEAAQLYEQVIRARPSDAGGHLRLANLHLSRDRWREAIGPMTLAYHLGEAAGERARTLGDLHMRADQPTAAAAWYERAIDDGLDTSAMQLRLAQAWLAHGDREAARAAATRAAEADDTSADGGRALLLLGQLAREAGEIDEAVRYWQRAAERADVPRQVHVYLGTLTYERERFGEAAAHLAAARAAGDVEPTTLRLLVLSYAGQGERERAREMLQVYVERYGMDEAAAGMVRRLLRIP; encoded by the coding sequence ATGAGCAGTAACTGGTCGGTCGTTGTCGTGGCGGTGGGTGTGATGTGGGTCGCGTGCGCGGGCTCGGCGGCGGCGGACGAGTCGGTGGAAGCACGGCTACACGAAGCGCGGCAGTTGTACGCCGACGGTGCGTATGCTGATGCGGCGGCGGCGCTGTCGGCGATTGTGGAAGAGCGGCCTGATGTGGCGGCGGCGCATCTGTTCAAGGGGCATGCGTTGTATGCGCTGGAGCGGTTTGATGAGGCTCGCGGGGCGTATGCGCGGGCGATCGAAGCGGGTCGGCTGGATGCGGCGATGCTGGGGCGGCTGGCGCAGATCGAGCAGCGGGCGGATCGGCGAGGGTCGGCGTTGTCGGCGTTGCGGTTGTTGCTGCTGGTGACGCCGGGCGAGCATGATCTGCACCTGGCGGTGGCGGAGGCGTCGGCGGCGGCGGGGTTGCCGGGTGAGGCGGCGCAGTTGTACGAGCAGGTGATTCGCGCTCGGCCGAGCGATGCGGGGGGGCATTTGCGGCTGGCGAACCTGCACCTTAGCCGTGACCGCTGGCGTGAGGCGATCGGGCCGATGACGCTGGCGTATCACCTGGGTGAGGCGGCGGGCGAGCGGGCGCGGACGTTGGGCGATCTGCATATGCGGGCCGACCAGCCGACCGCTGCGGCGGCGTGGTACGAGCGGGCGATTGATGATGGGCTGGACACGTCGGCGATGCAGTTGCGGCTGGCGCAGGCGTGGCTTGCACACGGCGACCGCGAGGCGGCGCGGGCGGCGGCGACGCGGGCGGCGGAGGCCGACGACACGTCGGCAGATGGCGGGCGGGCGCTGCTGCTGCTGGGGCAGCTGGCTCGCGAGGCGGGTGAGATTGACGAGGCGGTGCGGTACTGGCAGCGGGCGGCGGAGCGGGCCGACGTGCCAAGGCAGGTGCATGTTTACCTGGGCACACTGACGTATGAGCGGGAGCGGTTCGGCGAGGCGGCGGCGCATCTGGCGGCGGCGCGGGCAGCGGGGGATGTTGAGCCGACGACGCTGCGCTTGCTGGTGCTCAGCTATGCCGGGCAAGGTGAACGCGAGCGGGCGCGGGAGATGTTGCAGGTGTATGTCGAGCGCTACGGGATGGACGAGGCGGCGGCGGGGATGGTGCGGCGGCTGCTTCGCATACCGTGA
- the panC gene encoding pantoate--beta-alanine ligase: MQLTHSTADARKHRNALTGTVALVPTMGALHAGHLKLIEHGRSLADHVLVSIFVNPTQFGPGEDFDRYPRTLEVDLERCQAAGAAGVFAPSVDQMYPPAAPDVQVDVPELTSDLEGAFRPSHFAGVCRVVMKFFNVIQPDIAVFGQKDYQQLKVIQAMVADLLMPVRVVGMPTMREDDGLAMSSRNRYLSADDRRHAVGAYKALLQAKRMIEDDGETDPAAVERAMQQTLEAHHFDVDYAVLRHPQTLARLDCVEPSLTHGVAALIAARLDEVRLIDNMIIGASATA, from the coding sequence ATGCAACTGACACACTCGACTGCCGACGCACGTAAACATCGCAACGCACTGACGGGAACGGTCGCGCTTGTGCCCACGATGGGCGCGCTGCACGCAGGCCACTTGAAGTTGATCGAGCACGGCCGATCGTTGGCGGACCATGTGCTGGTGAGCATCTTCGTCAACCCGACACAGTTCGGGCCCGGCGAAGACTTCGACCGCTACCCGCGAACGCTCGAAGTGGACCTCGAACGCTGCCAGGCTGCCGGCGCTGCCGGCGTGTTCGCGCCGTCGGTGGATCAGATGTACCCCCCCGCCGCGCCGGATGTGCAGGTCGACGTGCCGGAGCTGACCAGCGATCTGGAGGGCGCGTTTCGGCCGAGCCATTTCGCGGGCGTCTGCCGGGTGGTGATGAAGTTTTTCAACGTCATTCAGCCCGACATCGCAGTGTTCGGCCAGAAGGATTACCAGCAACTCAAGGTCATCCAGGCGATGGTCGCCGACCTGCTCATGCCCGTGCGGGTCGTGGGCATGCCGACGATGCGCGAAGACGACGGCCTGGCGATGTCCAGTCGAAACCGCTACCTCTCCGCCGACGACCGCCGCCATGCGGTCGGCGCGTACAAGGCGCTGCTGCAAGCGAAGCGGATGATCGAAGACGATGGCGAAACCGATCCCGCCGCCGTCGAGCGGGCGATGCAGCAGACGCTCGAAGCGCATCATTTTGATGTGGACTACGCCGTGCTCCGCCACCCGCAGACGCTCGCCAGGCTCGACTGCGTAGAGCCATCGTTGACCCACGGCGTCGCCGCGCTGATCGCCGCCCGCCTCGACGAGGTTCGCCTGATCGACAACATGATCATCGGCGCATCAGCGACCGCATGA
- a CDS encoding dihydrofolate reductase — protein MSDAVTGKSDIRNSKSEISLIVAMAENRVIGRDGDLPWRLPADLAHFKRLTTGHTIVMGRKTFESIGRPLPNRRSIVLTRDPQWAHEGVEVVHDWDALQAKVAGEGEVFVIGGEVVFGLALPWADRVYLTLVHATVAGDTFFPELPSEAWQLSADERRPADERNKYAMSFQQYDRR, from the coding sequence GTGAGCGACGCGGTGACGGGCAAATCCGACATTCGAAATTCGAAATCCGAAATTTCTCTCATCGTCGCGATGGCGGAGAATCGGGTCATCGGCCGGGATGGCGATCTGCCCTGGCGATTGCCGGCGGACCTGGCGCACTTCAAACGGCTGACGACCGGACACACCATCGTCATGGGGCGGAAGACGTTCGAGTCCATCGGTCGGCCGCTGCCGAATCGGCGGAGCATCGTGCTCACACGCGATCCGCAATGGGCTCACGAGGGTGTCGAAGTGGTGCACGACTGGGACGCGTTGCAGGCGAAGGTCGCGGGCGAGGGTGAGGTGTTTGTCATCGGCGGCGAGGTGGTGTTTGGCCTGGCGCTGCCGTGGGCGGATCGGGTGTACCTCACGCTGGTGCACGCGACGGTGGCGGGTGACACGTTCTTTCCCGAGTTGCCGAGCGAGGCGTGGCAGTTGTCGGCCGACGAGCGTCGCCCGGCCGACGAACGCAACAAGTATGCGATGAGCTTTCAGCAGTACGATCGACGTTGA
- a CDS encoding MotA/TolQ/ExbB proton channel family protein translates to MTSVLVQGGWVMVAIVALSLIAWAVMAWKWLTLRDESPGDLDWAEQAVALARRNESAKASLLCDERSGCLARVMRSALTIREPSRAYFEKYLQPLLDSESVRIHRGLMFVQTLGAVAPLLGLLGTVIGMVRTFASVTATGMPETEGMAAGVSQALVTTQAGLVVGLAIMLVHGYLASRARRCIDTAELYAKKVETAVLHD, encoded by the coding sequence GTGACGAGCGTGCTTGTTCAAGGCGGCTGGGTGATGGTGGCGATTGTGGCGTTGTCGCTGATCGCGTGGGCGGTGATGGCGTGGAAGTGGTTGACGTTGCGCGACGAGTCGCCGGGCGATCTGGATTGGGCGGAGCAGGCGGTGGCGCTGGCGCGTCGGAACGAGTCGGCGAAGGCGAGCCTGCTTTGTGACGAACGGTCGGGTTGTCTGGCGCGGGTAATGCGGTCGGCGCTCACGATACGCGAGCCGAGCAGGGCGTACTTTGAGAAGTATCTTCAGCCGTTGCTGGACAGCGAGTCGGTGCGGATTCATCGGGGGTTGATGTTCGTGCAGACGCTGGGGGCGGTCGCGCCGCTGCTGGGTTTGCTGGGCACGGTGATCGGGATGGTGCGAACGTTCGCGTCGGTGACGGCGACAGGCATGCCGGAGACCGAGGGCATGGCGGCGGGCGTGTCGCAGGCGCTGGTGACGACGCAGGCGGGGCTGGTGGTGGGGTTGGCGATCATGCTGGTGCATGGCTACCTGGCGTCGCGGGCGCGGCGGTGCATCGACACGGCGGAACTGTATGCGAAGAAGGTGGAGACGGCGGTGCTGCATGATTAG